Proteins from a single region of Sphingopyxis sp. BSN-002:
- a CDS encoding BON domain-containing protein — protein sequence MLKKEDDQLQDDVIAELEWDPSVDHTDIGVAVTHGVVTLAGYVKSYPQKLAAERAVRRVAGVRALAEELKVRFASDPKTADHEIARRIVDMIAWTVPLPEDQVKVKVERGFVTLTGTVDWNFISKEVARAAGQISGVTGVSNMIKIGPILRPDDVKARITAAFKRQAGLDASGVTVLAHGGTVELRGHVKDWGERRIAETAAWSAPGVSDVQDYLAVDR from the coding sequence ATGCTGAAGAAAGAAGACGACCAGCTCCAGGATGACGTCATCGCCGAACTCGAATGGGATCCGAGCGTCGATCACACCGATATCGGCGTTGCGGTGACCCATGGCGTTGTCACCCTTGCGGGCTATGTCAAAAGCTATCCGCAGAAGCTTGCGGCCGAGCGCGCCGTGCGCCGGGTCGCCGGCGTGCGCGCGCTGGCCGAGGAGCTCAAGGTGCGCTTCGCCTCGGACCCCAAGACGGCGGATCATGAAATCGCCAGGCGCATCGTAGACATGATTGCCTGGACCGTCCCGCTACCGGAAGATCAGGTCAAGGTGAAGGTCGAGCGCGGCTTCGTTACGCTGACCGGCACCGTCGACTGGAATTTCATTTCGAAGGAAGTCGCGCGCGCCGCAGGGCAGATCTCGGGGGTGACCGGGGTGTCGAACATGATCAAGATCGGTCCGATCCTTCGGCCCGACGACGTCAAGGCGCGCATTACGGCCGCCTTCAAACGTCAGGCAGGCCTCGATGCGAGCGGCGTGACGGTGCTGGCCCATGGCGGCACGGTCGAACTGCGCGGTCATGTGAAGGATTGGGGCGAGCGTCGTATCGCCGAGACCGCCGCCTGGTCGGCTCCGGGCGTCTCGGACGTCCAGGATTATCTCGCGGTCGATCGCTGA
- a CDS encoding Hsp20/alpha crystallin family protein, protein MNDLTPTRTANSTPAEAELGAMNWLRGELDRMFEEFALPGRSILSYVPRLVSPVPAVELVDEGDCYKLTAELAGLTEKDVRLEVADGVLLLASEKDETSERHENGHIISERRHGSFRRRISLPTDADADKIEAKFKHGLLTVKIEKAEKPRDHVRKIKIGG, encoded by the coding sequence ATGAACGACCTCACCCCGACCCGGACCGCCAACAGCACACCCGCCGAGGCCGAGCTCGGTGCGATGAACTGGTTACGCGGCGAACTCGATCGCATGTTCGAGGAATTCGCGCTGCCCGGCCGCAGCATCCTGAGCTATGTTCCGCGCCTCGTCAGTCCGGTACCGGCCGTCGAACTCGTCGATGAGGGCGACTGCTACAAGCTGACGGCCGAGCTCGCCGGACTGACTGAAAAGGACGTAAGGCTCGAGGTCGCCGATGGCGTGCTTCTCCTCGCCAGCGAGAAGGACGAAACATCGGAGCGGCACGAGAACGGGCACATCATCAGCGAGCGCCGTCACGGCAGCTTCCGCCGCCGGATTTCGCTGCCCACCGATGCCGATGCGGACAAGATCGAGGCGAAGTTCAAGCATGGCCTTCTGACGGTCAAGATCGAGAAGGCAGAGAAGCCGCGCGACCATGTCCGCAAGATCAAGATCGGGGGCTAA
- a CDS encoding L,D-transpeptidase: MSPRWPADTVAKSRNAAERTRFLFAAALLPLAAAASSASAVPAPSTGSVMEAAERMKPGDFIWAPEIAPDGPLLMIVSLATQRATLYRNGVPIAITTVSTGKSGHETPTGVFTILQRQVEHYSSLYDSAPMPYMQRLTWGGVALHGGSLPGYPASHGCIRLPQAFARLLYGVTRLGMTVIVTDAAAVPRAAPADTLLQAGSVMADNATMWNPARSPSGPVSIIVSAADRRMLILRNGIAIGSAPVRIEGSITGTSAFLMRSGEAGAPSWIEVSLPGSVAAASPTRFAGRVQVADEMRALVAPLLAPGTSVIITPDSLRAASPVPVEVLGGEADAPER; the protein is encoded by the coding sequence GTGTCGCCGCGATGGCCGGCTGATACAGTGGCGAAGAGCCGGAACGCAGCCGAAAGGACAAGATTCCTGTTCGCCGCAGCCCTGCTGCCGCTAGCGGCAGCGGCATCCTCGGCTTCCGCTGTCCCGGCCCCCTCCACGGGCAGCGTCATGGAAGCCGCGGAGCGAATGAAGCCCGGCGACTTCATCTGGGCCCCCGAGATTGCGCCAGATGGGCCGCTGCTCATGATCGTGAGCCTCGCGACCCAGCGCGCGACGCTCTATCGCAACGGCGTGCCGATCGCGATCACGACGGTATCGACCGGCAAGAGCGGCCATGAAACGCCGACCGGGGTGTTCACGATCCTTCAGAGGCAGGTCGAGCATTATTCGAGCCTCTACGACAGCGCACCGATGCCATATATGCAGCGACTGACCTGGGGCGGCGTCGCGCTGCATGGTGGATCCTTGCCCGGCTATCCAGCCTCGCACGGCTGCATCAGGCTCCCGCAGGCTTTTGCTAGGCTTCTCTACGGGGTAACGCGCCTTGGCATGACCGTGATCGTAACCGACGCCGCGGCCGTTCCGCGCGCCGCGCCCGCCGATACGCTGCTCCAGGCCGGATCGGTCATGGCGGACAACGCGACGATGTGGAATCCCGCCCGTTCGCCCAGCGGCCCGGTATCGATCATCGTCAGCGCCGCCGATCGCCGCATGCTCATCCTGAGGAATGGCATCGCAATCGGGTCGGCGCCGGTGCGGATCGAGGGCTCGATCACAGGAACCTCCGCCTTTCTGATGCGCAGTGGCGAGGCGGGCGCGCCGTCATGGATCGAGGTTTCCTTGCCGGGAAGCGTCGCTGCGGCATCGCCCACGCGCTTCGCGGGACGCGTCCAAGTCGCGGATGAGATGCGCGCCCTCGTGGCGCCGCTTCTGGCGCCCGGCACCAGCGTGATCATCACGCCGGACTCACTGCGCGCAGCAAGCCCGGTGCCGGTCGAGGTGCTGGGCGGCGAGGCGGACGCGCCGGAACGCTGA
- a CDS encoding Crp/Fnr family transcriptional regulator, with the protein MSDCASCAVRCRAICASLTPDEAEALGRMGRRQRVKAGHTLVWEGDEAPTVANILSGVLKLVVATADGREQIVGLVFPSDFIGRPFGKESPYRVTAMTDAEVCIFNRQQFDDFAARHPHLQQKLLHRTLDELDRARHWMMLLGRKSAPEKVATFLLDMEERLPVGCGDVVGGFELPFGRQQIADILGLTIETTCRQLTRMRSDGLVDLPSRRAVRINDRARVAAMAG; encoded by the coding sequence ATGAGCGATTGTGCTTCTTGTGCCGTGCGCTGCCGCGCCATTTGCGCCAGCCTCACGCCCGACGAAGCCGAAGCGCTCGGACGCATGGGACGCCGGCAGCGCGTCAAGGCGGGGCACACGCTCGTCTGGGAAGGCGACGAGGCGCCGACCGTAGCCAATATACTCTCGGGCGTCCTCAAACTGGTGGTGGCAACCGCCGACGGCCGCGAACAGATTGTCGGCCTCGTCTTTCCGTCCGATTTCATCGGCCGTCCCTTTGGCAAGGAAAGCCCTTACCGGGTGACCGCGATGACCGATGCCGAAGTCTGCATATTCAATCGCCAACAGTTCGACGATTTCGCCGCGCGCCACCCGCATCTCCAGCAGAAGCTGCTTCATCGAACTCTCGACGAGCTCGACCGGGCGCGCCACTGGATGATGCTCCTCGGCCGCAAGTCGGCGCCCGAGAAAGTGGCGACCTTCCTGCTCGACATGGAGGAACGGCTTCCCGTCGGTTGCGGCGACGTTGTCGGCGGTTTCGAGCTTCCTTTCGGCCGTCAGCAGATCGCGGACATCTTGGGCCTGACGATCGAGACGACCTGCCGCCAGCTTACCCGCATGCGCAGCGACGGGCTCGTCGACCTGCCTTCGCGGCGCGCCGTCCGGATCAATGACCGCGCGCGTGTCGCCGCGATGGCCGGCTGA
- a CDS encoding DUF465 domain-containing protein, whose translation MSEAGHDLHALFPDHGPALHMLKLENPHFRVLADEHHDLEVQIQRFEAGLAAVSDEELETLKKRRLFVLDEISALITNEEAV comes from the coding sequence ATGAGCGAAGCCGGTCACGATCTTCACGCCCTGTTCCCCGATCATGGGCCTGCGCTTCACATGCTGAAGCTTGAAAATCCGCATTTCCGTGTGCTGGCGGACGAGCATCACGACTTGGAGGTCCAGATCCAGCGGTTCGAGGCAGGTCTCGCCGCCGTGTCCGACGAGGAGCTGGAAACACTCAAGAAACGGCGGCTCTTCGTCCTCGACGAGATTTCGGCGCTGATCACGAACGAGGAGGCGGTGTGA
- a CDS encoding TraR/DksA C4-type zinc finger protein has translation MHSLTQVRADLEARFARLAAQVERIEREQRLPLDDDSGEQAIEREVKDALDTEQRAATDEMKAIRHTLTRLEAGTYGLCTSCGIPIDAARLEAMPTAAHCIECERELAS, from the coding sequence ATGCACAGTCTCACCCAGGTACGCGCCGATCTCGAGGCGCGGTTCGCACGCCTCGCGGCGCAAGTCGAGCGGATCGAACGCGAGCAGCGCCTGCCGCTCGACGATGATTCGGGGGAGCAGGCGATCGAGCGAGAGGTCAAGGACGCGCTCGACACCGAACAGCGCGCCGCCACCGACGAAATGAAGGCGATACGCCACACGCTCACCCGGCTCGAGGCCGGAACTTATGGGCTCTGCACGTCGTGCGGCATACCGATCGACGCCGCCCGCCTCGAAGCCATGCCGACGGCGGCGCATTGTATCGAATGCGAGCGCGAGCTCGCCAGCTGA
- a CDS encoding MgtC/SapB family protein: MPASLLPLGGIALAFLLGLLVGVQRGWAQRDEAEGSRFAGVRTFALFGLAGGISGTLADAYPVVAATLASLAGVLALIGYAKAAHRPDQLSGTSSLAALITIGCGFLAASGRMEMATIVAAGMTMVLALRSELHGWVSGLTDVEVGAIARFALIALAILPLLPDSSFGPYEAWNPRQLWLVVVFVSGFSLLGYIAAKRFGATRGTLVMAGAGAMVSSTAVTAALAMRVRDGEESEAMAIAGIGAASAVMLVRAIILTTLLAPAAMPGFAWMAAPAAIVSSGAIFWGLREKHVPARDLPVALRNPFRLAPAIGLMLLVMLLTATARWMMALVGERGLALVIAISGLADVDSAIITVGSLPRNMLAGELATVVIIAPVLANTLFKGATAVAVAGWRKGWRLALPLVLSVAASLALVPVLLV, encoded by the coding sequence ATGCCCGCATCGCTACTGCCTTTGGGTGGAATCGCCCTTGCCTTTCTTCTCGGCTTGCTTGTCGGGGTTCAGCGCGGCTGGGCGCAGCGCGACGAAGCCGAGGGCAGCCGGTTCGCAGGAGTTCGAACCTTTGCGCTTTTCGGTCTTGCCGGAGGTATCTCGGGCACCCTTGCGGACGCGTACCCCGTCGTCGCCGCAACGCTTGCCAGCCTCGCGGGCGTGCTGGCGCTGATCGGCTATGCGAAGGCGGCCCATCGCCCCGACCAGCTCAGTGGCACGTCCAGCCTCGCCGCGCTCATCACGATCGGCTGCGGTTTCCTCGCCGCGAGCGGGCGGATGGAGATGGCGACCATCGTCGCTGCGGGAATGACCATGGTACTGGCGCTCCGATCCGAGCTTCACGGCTGGGTATCGGGGCTGACCGACGTCGAGGTCGGCGCCATCGCCCGCTTTGCGCTGATTGCGCTCGCGATCCTGCCGTTGCTTCCCGACTCCAGCTTCGGGCCCTATGAGGCCTGGAATCCCCGCCAACTCTGGCTTGTGGTCGTCTTCGTCTCGGGCTTCTCCTTGCTCGGCTATATTGCCGCCAAGCGTTTTGGCGCCACGCGTGGCACGCTGGTCATGGCGGGAGCCGGGGCGATGGTCTCCTCGACCGCGGTCACCGCCGCGCTCGCCATGCGGGTGCGCGACGGCGAGGAGAGCGAGGCGATGGCGATCGCGGGGATCGGTGCCGCATCGGCCGTCATGCTGGTGCGCGCGATCATCCTGACCACGTTACTCGCTCCCGCAGCAATGCCCGGTTTCGCGTGGATGGCGGCGCCCGCCGCGATCGTAAGCAGCGGAGCGATATTCTGGGGTCTGCGCGAAAAGCATGTGCCCGCCCGCGATCTTCCTGTCGCGCTCCGGAACCCGTTCCGCCTCGCGCCCGCGATCGGTCTGATGCTTCTCGTCATGTTGCTGACGGCGACGGCGCGCTGGATGATGGCACTGGTGGGCGAACGCGGCCTCGCCCTCGTGATCGCCATTTCGGGACTGGCCGACGTCGATTCGGCGATCATCACGGTGGGATCCCTCCCCAGAAACATGCTGGCGGGCGAACTTGCAACGGTCGTGATTATCGCGCCGGTGCTTGCCAACACGCTGTTCAAGGGCGCGACCGCGGTGGCGGTCGCCGGCTGGCGGAAGGGCTGGAGGCTTGCCTTGCCCCTCGTGCTCAGCGTCGCCGCCAGTCTCGCGCTCGTCCCGGTCCTGCTGGTCTGA